In one Thermaerobacter sp. PB12/4term genomic region, the following are encoded:
- the modB gene encoding molybdate ABC transporter permease subunit — MVDGIQALQVSLLVVTAATALVVAVGLPLAVSLSRPGWKGRTLVDVLVTLPLALPPTVLGFYLLELLGYRGPLGWLSRHLLGSTLIFTPAAAVLAAAVLALPLFVQPARAALEEIPPEVREAAAIDGAVGWALIRHVILPLAWPGVATGVLLAFTRALGEFGATLMVAGNIPGRTQTLPLAIYSAVQAGRDDLAGRLALLLTAVAALSLGAGYRWRRPGGPGFPVPGAGMAGRLSAPPGRRARS, encoded by the coding sequence GTGGTCGACGGCATCCAGGCGCTGCAAGTCTCGCTGCTGGTGGTCACGGCGGCCACCGCCCTGGTGGTGGCCGTGGGGCTCCCCCTGGCCGTCTCCCTGTCCCGGCCGGGCTGGAAAGGCCGGACGCTGGTTGACGTGCTGGTGACCCTGCCCCTGGCCCTGCCGCCCACGGTCCTTGGGTTCTACCTGCTGGAGCTTCTGGGTTACCGGGGGCCGCTGGGCTGGCTCAGCCGGCACCTGCTGGGCAGCACCCTGATCTTCACGCCGGCGGCGGCCGTGCTGGCGGCGGCGGTCCTGGCCCTGCCCCTCTTCGTCCAGCCGGCCCGGGCAGCCCTGGAGGAGATCCCGCCCGAGGTGCGGGAGGCCGCCGCCATCGACGGGGCGGTGGGCTGGGCCCTGATCCGGCACGTGATCCTGCCCCTGGCCTGGCCCGGGGTGGCCACCGGGGTGCTGCTGGCCTTTACCCGCGCCCTGGGCGAGTTCGGCGCCACCCTGATGGTGGCGGGGAACATCCCGGGGCGAACCCAGACCTTGCCCCTGGCCATCTACAGCGCCGTCCAGGCCGGGCGGGACGACCTGGCCGGCCGCTTGGCGCTGCTGCTGACGGCCGTGGCGGCCCTCTCCCTGGGGGCCGGGTACCGCTGGCGGCGGCCCGGAGGGCCGGGGTTTCCCGTTCCGGGAGCGGGAATGGCGGGAAGGCTCTCCGCGCCACCGGGAAGGAGGGCCCGGTCATGA
- a CDS encoding substrate-binding domain-containing protein gives MNGRRDRRDHPDRPSRRPLHRPGGPPEPGGGSPGRRGRGARQDARGRARPGREGVASRLREARRRLGLSQQELAVRAGVSRQAIGAIEAGRMTPSLAVAMRLARALGCRVEDLFHLDEPAPEVVVELAPATALALATPRQDRGEGQVKSRGGARILVGRVGGRWVGHLLQGDGAFTPGLVPAGARLLAPAREGPAPGPGASGRWRAALLEHPGDLARSVLIAGCAPELSLWSRALAPGRHGVTLHRIPANSRQALELLRAGMVHGAGVHLAGSAGEPDNLPLIRAVLEGLEAVVIRLGVWEEGLVVAPGNPLGLRGAADLARPGVVVVNREPGAGCRALLEQSLAAAGIPPAAVAGFGRQAADHLEVARAVARGQAHAGVTTAAVAAAYGLDFIPLRSVAYDLVFLRSTLDEPAVQALLGSLGDAWVRRQLAALGGFDTSATGTVTARIPLMLQSPGP, from the coding sequence ATGAACGGCCGGCGGGACCGGCGGGATCATCCGGACCGGCCTTCCCGCCGGCCCCTTCACCGGCCCGGGGGCCCGCCGGAGCCGGGTGGAGGGTCCCCGGGGCGCCGCGGCCGCGGGGCCCGCCAGGACGCCCGCGGCCGGGCCAGGCCAGGCCGGGAGGGCGTCGCCAGCCGCCTGCGGGAGGCCCGCCGGCGCCTGGGGCTCAGCCAGCAGGAGCTGGCGGTGCGCGCCGGCGTGTCTCGCCAGGCCATCGGCGCCATCGAGGCCGGGCGGATGACCCCCTCGCTGGCCGTGGCCATGCGCCTGGCCCGCGCCCTGGGCTGCCGGGTGGAAGACCTGTTCCACCTCGACGAGCCGGCACCCGAGGTGGTGGTCGAGCTGGCACCGGCCACGGCCCTGGCCCTGGCCACCCCCCGCCAGGACCGGGGTGAGGGGCAGGTCAAGTCCAGGGGCGGCGCCCGGATTCTGGTGGGGCGGGTGGGCGGGCGCTGGGTGGGCCACCTGCTCCAGGGCGACGGCGCCTTCACCCCGGGGCTGGTGCCGGCCGGGGCCCGTCTGCTGGCGCCCGCCCGTGAAGGACCGGCCCCGGGCCCCGGAGCGAGTGGCCGGTGGCGGGCCGCCCTGCTGGAACACCCCGGCGACCTGGCCCGGAGCGTCCTCATCGCCGGCTGCGCTCCCGAGCTCTCCCTGTGGTCCCGCGCCCTGGCGCCGGGCCGGCACGGGGTGACCCTGCACCGCATCCCGGCCAACAGCCGGCAGGCGCTGGAGCTGTTGCGGGCGGGGATGGTCCATGGGGCAGGGGTCCACCTGGCCGGGTCCGCCGGCGAGCCCGACAACCTGCCCCTGATCCGGGCGGTGCTGGAGGGCCTGGAGGCCGTGGTCATCCGGTTGGGGGTGTGGGAGGAGGGCCTGGTGGTGGCGCCGGGCAACCCCCTGGGCCTGCGGGGCGCCGCCGACCTGGCCCGCCCCGGCGTGGTGGTGGTCAACCGGGAGCCGGGGGCCGGGTGCCGGGCGCTGCTGGAGCAGAGCCTGGCGGCCGCCGGGATTCCCCCGGCGGCGGTGGCGGGCTTCGGCCGGCAGGCCGCGGACCATCTGGAGGTGGCCCGGGCCGTGGCCCGGGGCCAGGCCCACGCCGGCGTCACCACCGCCGCCGTGGCGGCCGCCTACGGGCTCGACTTCATCCCCCTCCGGTCCGTGGCCTACGATCTGGTCTTCCTGCGCTCGACCCTGGACGAACCGGCGGTGCAGGCCCTCCTGGGAAGCCTGGGGGACGCCTGGGTGCGCCGCCAGCTGGCCGCTCTGGGCGGTTTCGACACGTCGGCCACGGGCACCGTCACCGCCCGGATCCCACTCATGCTGCAGTCCCCCGGCCCATAG